The following coding sequences are from one Capsicum annuum cultivar UCD-10X-F1 chromosome 3, UCD10Xv1.1, whole genome shotgun sequence window:
- the LOC107864641 gene encoding transcription factor UNE12 codes for MPQSTKTVPFPSFQFHFSILKTLTLLLTLNFFYFNSPEKISGMSNNQTEGYADDFIEQILAIPSYTGLPVADVGNTPSDTASFNSSGGGSAGGGGVLQQPLFPLGLSLDNGRDDVSDAGGAYAVKHEREGMNIGSLYAGLEHLQSHAVRHSVPPVHHVQPFQGPPTTSTTVTVPQPPSIRPRVRARRGQATDPHSIAERLRRERISERIKALQELVPSCNKTDRAAMLDEILDYVKFLRLQVKVLSMSRLGGASAVAQLVADIPLQSVEGDSGESRSNQHIWDKWSNADTEREVAKLMEEDVGAAMQYLQSKSLCIMPISLAALIYPTQQPDDQSLVKPEPAAPS; via the exons ATGCCACAAAGCACCAAAACAGTTCCATTCCCTTCATTCCAATTTCATTTCAGTATTCTCAAAACCCTCACCCTTCTTCTcaccttaaattttttttattttaattcgcCGGAAAAAATCTCCGGCATGTCGAACAATCAAACGGAGGGATACGCCGATGATTTTATCGAGCAAATTCTCGCGATTCCTTCTTACACTGGTTTGCCTGTAGCTGATGTTGGTAATACTCCGTCAGATACGGCGTCGTTTAACTCTTCTGGTGGTGGTAGTGCTGGAGGTGGTGGAGTATTACAGCAGCCGTTGTTTCCATTGGGATTAAGCTTGGATAACGGACGTGATGACGTCAGTGATGCTGGTGGTGCTTATGCAGTGAAGCAT GAAAGAGAAGGGATGAATATAGGGAGTTTATATGCAGGATTAGAGCATTTGCAATCTCATGCAGTTAGACACTCTGTGCCTCCTGTTCACCATGTCCAG CCCTTTCAAGGCCCACCAACAACTAGCACAACAGTAACTGTACCGCAGCCACCTTCAATTCGTCCCAGGGTTCGAGCTCGAAGGGGACAAGCCACAGATCCACATAGCATTGCTGAGAGG CTGAGAAGAGAGAGGATATCAGAAAGAATAAAGGCTTTGCAGGAACTGGTACCCAGCTGCAATAAG ACAGATAGGGCTGCAATGCTTGATGAGATTCTGGACTATGTGAAGTTCTTAAGGCTTCAGGTTAAG GTACTGAGCATGAGTAGGCTGGGAGGAGCTAGTGCGGTAGCACAACTTGTTGCTGACATTCCATTGCAATCTGTGGAG GGGGACAGTGGTGAAAGTAGATCCAACCAGCATATATGGGATAAGTGGTCCAATGCCGACACAGAACGAGAGGTTGCTAAGCTCATGGAGGAAGATGTTGGTGCTGCCATGCAATACCTTCAGTCTAAATCACTCTGCATCATGCCCATATCACTAGCTGCCCTGATCTATCCTACTCAGCAACCGGATGACCAGTCACTGGTCAAGCCTGAACCGGCAGCCCCATCATAG